CGCGACGAGCGGCGATCAGCTCACGGAGGTAGGCGGAGAAGTCGAGGGAGGCGCGGACGGCACGGCGCGCAGTCTCCTCGTCCGGGTTGAGCTCGTACATGCCGCAGATCGCCGCCGACCAGGGCCGCAGCAGACCCCGGTCGGCCTCGGGGATGCCCAGCATCTCCGCGATGACGGCCACCGGCAGCGGCTCGGCGAGCGCGCCGATGAGATCCCCGCCGCCCTCAGCGAGCAGCCCGTCCACCAGCCCACGCGCCAGCCGTGCCACGACCGGCACCAGATTCTCGACCGTGCGCGGGGTGAACGCCTTCGACACCAGGCGCCGGATGCGCGTGTGGTCGGGCGGTTCGAGGTCCAGCAGGCCGTTGCCGTTGAGCACGTGGAACGGCTCGTGGGCCGCCGGGGGACCGGGGCGCCCGAAGTCCTCGTGGGAGAACCGGTGGAGATACGTCCGGCCCAGCCGCCGGTCGCGCAACAGCGCCCGGACGTCCTCGTGGTGCGGTACCAGCCACTGACGGCTCGGCTCGAACCAGTGGACTCGTCCGGCGGTCCGCAGCCGCTCGTACACCGGGTAGGGGTCGGCGGTGAACCGGGGGGACCACGGGTCGAAACCGGTGTTCGCATCCATGTGCGGATGCTAGCGGGGAGGGTTGTGGGTTTCAGCGGTCGACCGGAAGGCCCTGCGGCGTCTTGATCCGTTTCATAATGATCTGCGAATTGACTTCGGTGATGCCGGTCAGCGTGGTGAGGCGCTCGATCCACAACTGCTCGTAAGCGGTGATGTCGGCGACCGCGATGCGCAGCAGACAGCCCGGGCTACCGAAGAGGCGGTACGCCTCGATGACGTCGGGGATGTCCTGGAGCGCCGCCTCGAACGCCTCGACCGCGCCCCGGTCGCGTTTGACCTCGACGGAGACGAGGACCTCGAAGCCCCTTTCGACGGCTTCGGGATCGATGACCGCCCGGTAGCCCTGGATGACGCCGTCCTGTTCGAGCTGGCGAACGCGGCGCATGCACGGTGAGGACGTGAGGCCGACCCGTTGGGCCAGTTCCTGGATGGTCAGCCGACCGTCGTCCTGGAGCTCACGCAAGATATTCCTGTCAATCTGATCCACGGCGCAATTATCCACCACACTCATGGGGCTTCAGCGCCCGAATCAGCGACCCGATTGCGCGCGAATCGTCCTATGGTTGCTCCCGCCCCGCCCCGCCCCGCACGAACTGGTGTGCGCACGTCGCGGGAGTGATCATCTGGCAGAGGAGCGAGCAGACGTGAAGCAGATCGTCGTCATCAGCACGGGCGGGACGATCGCCAGCCGTTGGCAGGGGTCCGGGTTCGCCGCCGAAGCCCGGGGCGGGGACGTCCTGGCCACGGCCGTCGTACCCGCGGGCCTGTCCGTGCGGGTCGTCGACCTGATGAGCGTGAACAGCGCCCGGCTCACCACCGCACAACAGCTGACCCTGCTGCGCACCGTGCGCGAGGTGCTGGCCGATCCCGCCGTGGACGGCATCGTCGTCACGCACGGCACGGACACGCTGGAGGAGTCCGCCTTCCTGCTCGACCTCCATCACGACGACCCCCGGCCGGTGGTGCTCACCGGCGCCCAGCGCCCCTTCGGAGCGGCGGACGGCGACGGGCCGCGCAACCTCCACGACGCGCTGCTGACGGCGGCCTCGGTGCGTGACCTCGGTGTCGTGGTGGTCTTCGACGGGCAGGTGCACGCCGCGCGCGGGACGGTGAAGGTGCGGACCCTGGCCGCCGACGCGTTCGCCGACCCCTCCGGCAGCCCGGTCGCGGAGATGGGGGCCGACGGCGTGCGCGTCCTCCGGCGGCCCGGTCGCCCGGCGCCGCTGCCCCTGCCCCCGGCCGCCACGCCGCTGCCCCGCGTCGACATCGTCATGCACCACTGCGACGCCGATCCGCTGTTCTTCGAGACCGCCGTGAAGGCGGGCGCCCAGGGCATCGTCCTGGTGGCGACGGGAGCGGGCAACGCCACCCCCGAGATCAGCAGCGCGGTCCGCGAGGCGGTCGCCCGCGGTGTGCTCGTCGCCGTGACCACACGCGTGCCCGCCGGGCCGGTCGCGGAGATCTACACCCACGGCGGCGCCGTGGACCTCGCGGCCTCCGGAGCGGTACTCACCGGCACCCTGCGCGCCGGCCAGGCACGGATCGCCGTGCTCGCCGCGATCCTCTCCGCCACCGACCCGGCCGAACGCGCCGACGCGCTGCGCCACGCGCTCGGCGGCGCCGTGCCGGCAGCGACAGGCGCCCGGGCCTGACACCCCTCCCCGTTCTTCCCCGTTCTTCCCCGTTCTTCCCCGTTCCTTCCCGCTCCCCCGCTCCAGCCCTCCCGCACCTGATCGGAACCCCCATGTCGGTAGTCGTTCCCGGCCTCTCCTCCGTCCCCGCCGCACCCCACGATCAGCCGCGGGTCCGCACCGAGCACGACCTGCTGGGCGACAAGGACGTCCCGGCGGCCGCGTACTACGGCGTCCACACGCTGCGGGCCGTGGAGAACTTCCCCGTCACCGGCACCCCGATCGCCGCGTACCCCGACCTCGTCTTCGCCCTGGCCTCCGTCAAGCAGGCCGCGGCCCAGGCCAACCGCGACCTGGGGCTGCTGGACGACCGCAAGGCGGACGCCATCGTGCGGGCCTGCGAGGAGATCCGCTCCGGGCGGCTGCACGACCAGTTCGTCGTCGACGTCATCCAGGGCGGTGCCGGCACCTCCACCAACATGAACGCCAACGAGGTCGTCGCCAACCGGGCACTGGAACTCCTCGGCCACGGCAAGGGGGAGTACCGGCACCTCCACCCGCTGGAGGACGTCAACGCCGGACAGAGCACCAACGACGTCTACCCCACCGCCGTCGGCATCGCCCTGCAGCTCGCCGCCGGTCACCTGCTGGAAGCCATGGAGGTACTGCGCCGGGCGTTCGCCGCCAAGGCCGAGGAATTCGCCGGCGTCCTGAAGATGGGCCGCACCCAGCTCCAGGACGCGGTGCCGATGACGCTCGGCCAGGAGTTCGCCACGTACGCCGTCATGCTGGCCGAGGACCGGGCGCGCCTGGACGAGGCCCGCGCGCTGCTGCGCGAGATCAACCTCGGCGGTACCGCCATCGGCACCGGCCTCAACGCCCACCCGGGGTACGCCGAGAAGGCGTGCGCCCATCTGAGCAGGAACACCGGCCTGCCGCTCACCGTCGCCGGTGACCTCGTCGAGGCCACCCAGGACATGGGCGCGTTCGTCCAGCTCTCCGGTGTGCTCAAGCGGATCGCCGTCAAGCTCTCCAAGACCTGCAACGATCTGCGCCTGCTCTCGTGCGGCCCCCGGGCGGGACTCGCCGAGATCAACCTGCCTGCCGTGCAGGCGGGTTCGAGCATCATGCCCGGCAAGGTGAACCCGGTGATCCCCGAGGTCGTCAACCAGATCGCCTTCGAGGTCATCGGCAACGATGTGACCGTCACCTTCGCGGCCGAGGCCGGACAGCTCCAGCTCAACGCCTTCGAACCGGTCATCGCACACAGCCTGCTGAAGAGCCTCACCCATCTGCGGGCCGGCTGCCTGACCCTCGCCGAGCGGTGCGTCGGCGGCATCACCGCCAACCGTGAGCACCTGTCCCACCTCGTCGG
The window above is part of the Streptomyces syringium genome. Proteins encoded here:
- a CDS encoding Lrp/AsnC family transcriptional regulator; the encoded protein is MDQIDRNILRELQDDGRLTIQELAQRVGLTSSPCMRRVRQLEQDGVIQGYRAVIDPEAVERGFEVLVSVEVKRDRGAVEAFEAALQDIPDVIEAYRLFGSPGCLLRIAVADITAYEQLWIERLTTLTGITEVNSQIIMKRIKTPQGLPVDR
- a CDS encoding cytochrome P450, whose amino-acid sequence is MDANTGFDPWSPRFTADPYPVYERLRTAGRVHWFEPSRQWLVPHHEDVRALLRDRRLGRTYLHRFSHEDFGRPGPPAAHEPFHVLNGNGLLDLEPPDHTRIRRLVSKAFTPRTVENLVPVVARLARGLVDGLLAEGGGDLIGALAEPLPVAVIAEMLGIPEADRGLLRPWSAAICGMYELNPDEETARRAVRASLDFSAYLRELIAARRARPGDDLITALVHAHDEGDRLTEQEMVSTCVLLLNAGHEATVNATGNGWWALFRHPDQLAALRTDPGLLPGAVEELMRYDTPLQLFERWVLDDIEIAGTVIPRGSEVALLFGSANRDPARFPDPDRLDVTRADNPHLSLGAGIHYCLGAPLARLELITSFGELLRRSPRLRLTAEPEWKPGFVIRGLRELLVAC
- the aspA gene encoding aspartate ammonia-lyase; the protein is MSVVVPGLSSVPAAPHDQPRVRTEHDLLGDKDVPAAAYYGVHTLRAVENFPVTGTPIAAYPDLVFALASVKQAAAQANRDLGLLDDRKADAIVRACEEIRSGRLHDQFVVDVIQGGAGTSTNMNANEVVANRALELLGHGKGEYRHLHPLEDVNAGQSTNDVYPTAVGIALQLAAGHLLEAMEVLRRAFAAKAEEFAGVLKMGRTQLQDAVPMTLGQEFATYAVMLAEDRARLDEARALLREINLGGTAIGTGLNAHPGYAEKACAHLSRNTGLPLTVAGDLVEATQDMGAFVQLSGVLKRIAVKLSKTCNDLRLLSCGPRAGLAEINLPAVQAGSSIMPGKVNPVIPEVVNQIAFEVIGNDVTVTFAAEAGQLQLNAFEPVIAHSLLKSLTHLRAGCLTLAERCVGGITANREHLSHLVGRSIGLATALNPHIGYEQATAVAQEALTTGASVHDLVLAKGLLTPEQLERILHPDNLARPHARANAATTF
- a CDS encoding asparaginase; the protein is MKQIVVISTGGTIASRWQGSGFAAEARGGDVLATAVVPAGLSVRVVDLMSVNSARLTTAQQLTLLRTVREVLADPAVDGIVVTHGTDTLEESAFLLDLHHDDPRPVVLTGAQRPFGAADGDGPRNLHDALLTAASVRDLGVVVVFDGQVHAARGTVKVRTLAADAFADPSGSPVAEMGADGVRVLRRPGRPAPLPLPPAATPLPRVDIVMHHCDADPLFFETAVKAGAQGIVLVATGAGNATPEISSAVREAVARGVLVAVTTRVPAGPVAEIYTHGGAVDLAASGAVLTGTLRAGQARIAVLAAILSATDPAERADALRHALGGAVPAATGARA